From a region of the Betta splendens chromosome 5, fBetSpl5.4, whole genome shotgun sequence genome:
- the LOC114856383 gene encoding potassium voltage-gated channel subfamily H member 8-like, with protein MKDLKEFTRVHCLPQQLKQRMLEYYQTTWSVNHGIDTNELLHDFPDELRADIAMHLHKDILQLPVFTGASRGCLRSLSLNIKTSFCVPGEYLIRQGDALQSNYYVCSGSLEVLKDSMVLAILGKGDLIGSDLPGTEQVIKTNADVKALTYCDLQYISLRGLREVLYLYPEYGSVYAADINKNLTYNLREGSQSEDGPDEVAGAPN; from the exons ATGAAGGACCTGAAGGAGTTCACCCGCGTCCACTGTCTGCCCCAGCAGCTCAAGCAGCGCATGCTGGAGTACTACCAGACCACGTGGTCTGTGAACCACGGCATCGACACCAACGAG CTCCTGCACGACTTTCCCGACGAGCTGCGGGCCGACATCGCCATGCACCTGCACAAGGACATCCTCCAGCTGCCGGTGTTCACCGGGGCCAGCCGCGGCTGCCTGCGCTCGCTTTCCCTGAACATCAAGACCTCCTTCTGCGTCCCGGGAGAGTACCTGATCCGACAGGGGGACGCCCTGCAGTCCAACTACTATGTGTGCTCTGGGTCTCTGGAGGTGCTCAAGGACAGCATGGTGCTCGCCATATTAG GCAAAGGGGATCTGATCGGTTCTGACCTGCCGGGAACCGAGCAGGTGATCAAGACCAACGCTGACGTCAAGGCCCTGACCTACTGCGACCTGCAGTACATCAGCCTGCGTGGTCTGAGGGAGGTGCTGTACCTCTACCCCGAGTACGGGAGCGTGTACGCGGCTGACATCAACAAGAACCTCACCTACAACCTGCGCGAGGGCAGCCAGAGCGAGGACGGCCCGGACGAGGTAGCGGGCGCTCCTAATTGA